From a single Solanum dulcamara chromosome 4, daSolDulc1.2, whole genome shotgun sequence genomic region:
- the LOC129887203 gene encoding putative pentatricopeptide repeat-containing protein At1g16830, with the protein MLWKWFSSGRIASHRMLKMESFPSFRSLCSQIQCFADNPQGSFSSRHYQKFPENSKIILTPRIVHTTISNCRSDILAFSFFLWCARQPNYFHDRGTLTHIVSILSRLTQRFRTVKGIIKGLEEVGCVIKPQTLLFLLRIYWFGGMYDRVFEAFEEILRYGYTPNTFSRNIVMDVLFKIERVEVALRVLKETQVPNFLSYSIAVCNLCKLNDLVNLQDVLTIMLRKQYYPNQETFFVILNCYCKGGCIAEAKQILGLMVVLGVPICERVWSILIHVHCKAGNMDAASHLLKKMVESGYSPNVVTCTSLIKGFFESQMPSKAFGILDTMESKGCSPDLVLCNVLIDCLSKMGRYQDAINAFFLLREQRLIPDSYTLCSLITTVCLSKQFVELPLLITGFKIQPDLVACNSFLSYFSKAGYPVGAIEFYNDMIDRGFVADKYTFAGLLTGLCRSGRIGEAVKVYHGLLRSYVGLDSHIITVIINGLIKSGKFHKAISLIRKAASGKSQLDDVFYSIAISGLLTGGEVGEAYVLFRQMKEVSLAPSKQTYNLILSGFCKRSDVSMVEEILLEMVDASVEVDHLSLRFMKNLLYRSRHSASLFTLLTDVSTSGIIPREAYAELIDELVHQVNIRNVHTERSTSVDFGASSSDEIQEVAVSVG; encoded by the coding sequence ATGTTATGGAAATGGTTCTCCAGTGGAAGAATTGCTTCACATCGAATGCTCAAAATGGAATCTTTTCCCTCATTTCGAAGTCTATGCTCACAAATTCAATGTTTTGCTGATAACCCACAAGGTTCCTTTTCTTCTAGACATTACCAGAAGTTTCCTGAAAATTCCAAAATTATACTCACCCCTAGAATTGTACATACAACTATATCAAATTGCCGTTCTGACATTcttgctttttcttttttcttgtggTGTGCAAGGCAACCCAATTACTTTCATGATAGGGGCACATTGACCCACATAGTTAGTATTCTGTCTCGGTTGACGCAGAGATTTAGAACAGTGAAAGGGATTATTAAGGGATTAGAGGAGGTTGGTTGTGTAATAAAGCCACAAACTTTGTTGTTTTTGCTTAGAATTTATTGGTTTGGTGGAATGTATGATAGAGTTTTCGAGGCCTTTGAGGAAATACTTAGATATGGTTATACTCCAAATACTTTTTCTAGGAATATTGTAATGGATGTATTGTTCAAGATTGAGCGTGTCGAAGTGGCACTTAGAGTTTTGAAAGAAACCCAGGTTCCAAATTTTTTGTCGTATAGCATTGCTGTGTGTAACTTGTGTAAGCTCAATGATTTGGTTAATCTTCAGGATGTACTTACAATAATGTTGAGGAAACAGTATTATCCTAACCAGGAGAcattttttgtgattttgaattgttattgtAAAGGAGGTTGCATAGCAGAGGCAAAACAGATATTGGGTCTGATGGTAGTTTTGGGTGTTCCTATATGTGAGAGAGTTTGGAGTATATTAATACATGTTCACTGTAAAGCTGGGAACATGGATGCTGCGAGTCATTTACTTAAGAAGATGGTAGAGAGTGGGTATTCACCAAATGTTGTAACTTGCACATCATTGATCAAGGGATTTTTTGAGTCCCAGATGCCAAGCAAGGCATTTGGGATCTTGGATACCATGGAATCAAAAGGATGCTCCCCTGATTTGGTTCTTTGTAATGTGTTAATAGACTGCCTCTCTAAAATGGGGAGGTATCAAGATGCAATTAATGCTTTCTTCCTTTTGCGGGAGCAAAGACTAATACCCGATTCTTATACTCTTTGTTCTCTGATTACAACCGTTTGTCTCTCTAAGCAATTCGTTGAACTACCTCTGCTCATAACTGGCTTCAAGATCCAACCTGATTTAGTTGCTTGTAACTCTTTCCTTAGCTATTTCAGCAAAGCTGGTTATCCTGTTGGTGCCATTGAATTTTACAATGACATGATAGATAGAGGCTTCGTAGCAGATAAATATACCTTTGCTGGATTATTGACTGGATTATGCAGGTCAGGTAGGATAGGAGAGGCAGTCAAGGTGTACCATGGACTTCTTAGAAGTTATGTTGGGCTTGATTCTCACATAATTACTGTGATAATAAATGGGCTAATAAAATCTGGTAAATTTCACAAAGCTATTAGCTTAATCAGGAAAGCCGCTTCAGGGAAGTCCCAACTAGATGATGTTTTTTACAGTATTGCCATTAGTGGACTTCTTACTGGTGGTGAAGTTGGAGAAGCTTATGTCTTGTTCCGCCAAATGAAGGAGGTTAGTCTAGCCCCAAGTAAACAGACCTATAATCTGATTCTCTCGGGTTTCTGTAAAAGAAGTGATGTTAGCATGGTTGAAGAGATCTTACTTGAAATGGTTGATGCTAGTGTTGAAGTTGACCATTTAAGTCTGAGGTTTATGAAAAATCTCCTGTATAGATCCCGCCATTCTGCTTCACTCTTTACTCTATTGACTGATGTTTCAACTTCCGGAATCATTCCAAGGGAAGCATATGCAGAATTGATCGATGAGCTAGTTCATCAGGTAAACATCAGAAATGTGCATACGGAAAGGTCTACTAGTGTTGATTTTGGTGCATCCAGCTCAGACGAAATCCAGGAGGTGGCTGTTTCAGTTGGTTGA